Proteins co-encoded in one Actinomadura luteofluorescens genomic window:
- a CDS encoding ABC transporter permease — MFLALRELRFAKVRFGLMGAVVGLIAVLMVMLSGLSVGLVRDGVSGLQNLPVTSFAFERGVQHDSAFSRSVVDVSAVDAWRGRPGVAEAAPYGNTLVNTKSDRGVDIDLALFGVAPDSFLSPGVGEGSRLGSADGVVVSSTALDAGLRIGDTITVARLGTRLRVVGATPRQNTFGHVDVAYVPLRTWQLIKAGAAPGDPVPAHAAQEITAVAVRAKPGASVDLAAGDAAARTESLALEDSYGASPGYSAETSTLQLIQVFLYAISALVVGAFFAVWAIQRKHEVAVLRAMGASRGWLLRDALTQAFLLLVAAVAIGAGIGVGLGSLITGGGMPFALSAPSVTAAAAGLVLLGLAGAGAAVARIASIDPATALGGNR, encoded by the coding sequence ATGTTCCTCGCGCTTCGTGAGCTGCGGTTCGCCAAGGTCCGGTTCGGGCTGATGGGCGCCGTCGTGGGCCTGATCGCGGTTCTCATGGTCATGCTGTCCGGGCTGTCGGTGGGGCTGGTCAGGGACGGCGTGTCCGGGCTGCAGAACCTGCCGGTCACCTCCTTCGCGTTCGAGCGCGGCGTCCAGCACGACTCCGCCTTCTCCCGGAGCGTGGTGGACGTGTCCGCCGTGGACGCCTGGCGGGGGCGGCCGGGTGTGGCGGAGGCGGCGCCCTACGGGAACACGCTCGTCAACACCAAGAGCGACCGGGGCGTGGACATCGACCTCGCGCTGTTCGGGGTGGCGCCGGACTCGTTCCTGTCGCCCGGCGTGGGCGAGGGCTCGCGCCTGGGGAGCGCGGACGGTGTCGTCGTCAGCAGCACGGCCCTGGACGCCGGGCTGCGCATCGGCGACACGATCACCGTCGCCCGGCTCGGGACGAGGCTGCGCGTCGTCGGCGCCACGCCCCGGCAGAACACCTTCGGGCATGTCGACGTGGCCTACGTCCCCCTGCGGACCTGGCAGCTGATCAAGGCCGGAGCGGCCCCGGGCGACCCGGTGCCCGCGCACGCCGCGCAGGAGATCACCGCCGTGGCGGTGCGCGCGAAGCCCGGCGCCTCGGTCGACCTCGCCGCGGGCGACGCCGCCGCCCGGACCGAGAGCCTCGCTCTGGAGGACTCCTACGGCGCCTCGCCCGGCTACTCGGCCGAGACGTCCACGCTCCAGCTCATCCAGGTGTTCCTGTACGCGATCTCCGCCCTGGTCGTCGGAGCGTTCTTCGCCGTCTGGGCGATCCAGCGCAAGCACGAGGTGGCCGTGCTGCGCGCCATGGGCGCGTCGAGAGGGTGGCTGCTCCGCGACGCGCTCACCCAGGCGTTCCTCCTGCTCGTCGCCGCCGTCGCGATCGGCGCCGGGATCGGCGTCGGCCTCGGCTCGCTCATCACCGGCGGCGGCATGCCGTTCGCCCTCAGCGCCCCGAGCGTCACGGCCGCCGCCGCGGGGCTCGTCCTTCTCGGGCTCGCCGGCGCCGGCGCCGCCGTCGCCCGGATCGCGTCCATCGACCCGGCCACCGCCCTTGGAGGCAACCGATGA
- a CDS encoding ABC transporter ATP-binding protein — protein MTGRTTPTAGPPEAGATDRPGLVMEGVCLRHGDGSETVQALDDVDLAVRPGELAAIVGPSGAGKSSLLAVAGGLARPDRGTVTLAGLDITAAGARARARLRREHVGFVFQSGNLVPALTAADQLRLPLRFRPRRARSGRDPLALLEDVGMADKADRRPHQLSGGERQRVGIARALVTGPSVLLVDEPTAALDRARSHEIVRLLAREAEQRGVAAIMVTHDHDVLEHCDTVYEMIDGRLAALA, from the coding sequence ATGACCGGCCGGACCACGCCGACCGCCGGGCCGCCCGAGGCCGGCGCGACCGACCGCCCGGGCCTGGTCATGGAGGGCGTCTGCCTCCGCCACGGCGACGGCTCCGAGACCGTCCAGGCCCTCGACGACGTCGATCTCGCGGTGCGCCCCGGAGAGCTGGCCGCCATCGTCGGCCCGTCCGGCGCCGGGAAGTCGAGCCTGCTCGCGGTCGCGGGCGGGCTCGCCCGCCCGGACCGGGGCACGGTCACGCTCGCGGGGCTCGACATCACGGCCGCCGGGGCGAGGGCCAGGGCGAGGCTGCGGCGGGAGCACGTCGGGTTCGTCTTCCAGTCGGGCAACCTGGTCCCGGCGCTCACCGCCGCCGACCAGCTCCGGCTTCCGCTGCGGTTCCGCCCGCGCCGCGCCCGCTCGGGCCGCGACCCCCTCGCGCTGCTGGAGGACGTGGGGATGGCGGACAAGGCCGACCGGCGCCCCCATCAGCTGTCCGGCGGGGAGCGGCAGCGGGTCGGCATCGCCCGGGCCCTGGTGACGGGGCCGAGCGTGCTGCTCGTGGACGAGCCCACGGCCGCCCTGGACCGGGCGCGCAGCCACGAGATCGTCCGGCTGCTCGCCCGCGAGGCGGAGCAGCGCGGCGTGGCGGCCATCATGGTGACCCACGACCACGACGTTCTCGAACACTGTGACACCGTGTACGAGATGATCGACGGACGCCTGGCCGCGCTCGCCTGA
- a CDS encoding serine/threonine-protein kinase — translation MVPRPGQELNRRYRLVEVLGQGGMGQVWSALDLELERRVAIKLVPVDVPSDAAPELLARLRREARTAGRLQHPGITAVYDLGRHDGAPYVVMELLDGRSFRDLLDASPGGLPVDRVVDLAIEVADALAYAHAQGLVHRDIKPGNLMALAGGGVKICDFGIARLPETTAITVRGVSGTPEYMAPEQSPGAIDARADMYALGRTLFVLLTGKHASSTSPDGISRELCSAHPDIPPRLKRLLLRLLAVDPAERPDAALLRDRLTALRDGLDGPTGARPLPARTRETASDRRPGDAPPSPIPRPRATKGRRPDPELFTWPEVREPRAWIVRTAMASAPAWFLINACQFWYQLPARHSWFTLFCVVVGAYALGAMTISEWDYPDRRSSAGQGDDLPDRPGLFGGLLTAVALLIALLFYGVRAVTGAGGDRWLMLFWTLAGLVSFTTAFSTRWIHSYESGMKSLMLSDWARCRAIAGTAASTVWFGEPYEDSRLPGLGDLPSELPAARFFRLEKGPFSVAVVCGFKVLLVSTTTWPPGLYQDVGYKELLRDGRSFPSGVREIEELASARFDWVYRVNSRQPHRVPKYSDVGAVLVVGRPADGTGDVVLGDGSSLSLSSIRCTTPAGFPDVVRSRFEGADRIDLPTMARILDHYDRTQDPAPDET, via the coding sequence GTGGTGCCGCGACCTGGGCAGGAGCTGAACCGGAGATATCGGCTTGTGGAGGTGCTCGGGCAGGGCGGCATGGGGCAGGTCTGGTCGGCCCTCGATCTGGAACTGGAACGCCGGGTGGCGATCAAACTCGTGCCCGTGGACGTGCCCTCGGACGCGGCGCCGGAACTGCTCGCGCGACTGCGGCGGGAGGCCAGGACCGCGGGGAGGCTCCAGCATCCGGGGATCACCGCGGTCTACGACCTCGGCAGGCACGACGGGGCCCCGTACGTGGTGATGGAACTGCTCGACGGGCGGAGCTTCCGGGACCTCCTGGACGCCAGCCCCGGGGGCCTGCCCGTCGACCGGGTCGTGGACCTCGCGATCGAGGTGGCCGACGCGCTGGCGTACGCGCACGCCCAAGGCCTGGTGCACCGGGACATCAAGCCGGGCAATCTCATGGCGCTGGCCGGGGGCGGCGTGAAGATCTGCGATTTCGGCATCGCGCGCTTGCCCGAAACGACGGCCATCACCGTCCGGGGTGTTTCCGGGACCCCGGAGTACATGGCGCCCGAGCAGTCCCCCGGCGCGATCGATGCTCGTGCCGACATGTACGCACTGGGCCGCACCCTCTTCGTGCTGTTGACGGGCAAGCACGCCTCCAGCACGTCGCCGGACGGCATCTCCCGGGAACTCTGCTCGGCCCACCCCGACATCCCACCGCGGCTGAAGCGGCTGCTTCTGCGACTGCTCGCGGTCGATCCGGCCGAGAGGCCCGACGCGGCCCTGCTCCGCGACCGGCTCACCGCGCTTCGCGACGGCCTGGACGGGCCCACCGGCGCTCGACCCCTTCCGGCGCGTACGCGGGAGACCGCCTCGGACCGACGCCCCGGCGACGCGCCCCCATCCCCGATCCCGCGCCCCCGCGCGACGAAGGGGCGGCGACCCGACCCGGAGCTGTTCACCTGGCCCGAGGTCCGCGAGCCGCGCGCCTGGATCGTGCGGACGGCGATGGCGTCCGCTCCCGCGTGGTTCCTGATCAATGCCTGTCAGTTCTGGTACCAACTGCCCGCGCGCCACAGCTGGTTCACGCTGTTCTGCGTCGTCGTCGGCGCTTACGCACTGGGCGCGATGACCATCTCCGAATGGGATTACCCGGATCGGCGGTCCTCGGCAGGGCAGGGAGATGATCTGCCGGACCGGCCGGGTCTGTTCGGAGGGTTGCTGACCGCGGTCGCCCTGCTCATCGCCTTGCTGTTCTACGGCGTCCGGGCAGTGACCGGCGCCGGTGGCGATCGCTGGCTGATGCTGTTCTGGACCCTCGCCGGCCTGGTCTCCTTCACGACCGCCTTCAGCACCAGGTGGATCCACTCCTATGAGTCCGGGATGAAGTCCTTGATGCTGAGCGACTGGGCGCGGTGCCGGGCGATCGCCGGAACCGCGGCGAGCACGGTCTGGTTCGGCGAGCCCTACGAGGACTCCCGGCTGCCGGGGCTCGGCGATCTACCCTCCGAACTTCCGGCCGCTCGCTTCTTTCGCTTGGAGAAGGGCCCCTTCTCCGTCGCCGTCGTGTGCGGATTCAAAGTGCTGCTGGTCTCCACGACGACGTGGCCCCCCGGGTTGTACCAGGATGTCGGCTACAAAGAACTCCTCCGGGACGGGCGGTCCTTTCCTTCGGGCGTGCGGGAGATCGAGGAACTCGCCAGCGCCCGGTTCGACTGGGTCTACCGGGTCAACAGCAGGCAACCGCACCGCGTGCCGAAGTACTCCGACGTCGGAGCCGTTCTCGTCGTCGGGCGACCTGCCGACGGCACGGGTGACGTGGTGCTGGGTGACGGCTCCTCCCTGTCGCTCTCTTCGATCAGATGCACGACGCCGGCCGGTTTCCCCGACGTCGTCCGCTCGCGCTTCGAGGGGGCCGACCGCATCGATCTGCCGACGATGGCGAGGATCCTCGACCACTACGACCGGACACAGGACCCGGCCCCGGACGAGACCTGA